The genomic region acaacacagtcgTACAAAAGAGCATCAGGCAAATTTAAGTGAGTGATTTTTCTGGTGTCCTCTGTCTGCATATCGTgcattaagtaaataaatggtATTATTCTCGCTGCAGATTTCCCTCCAGATGCAGCACCTGCTCGAGCCTCCTCTCCACTCAGACTCTTGGAGTCCGGTCAAGATCAAATTCAACTGGGACGCAAGTTACTGGATGAAGCAGATCTCCACTTTGGGTGAAATGACTCTCACAAAAGCAAAAAGTTCTTTGTTAGAGTATTTTTATAAcgtaaataaatacaggaacaAGCCACTAATACGATGTTAATGTCGTAGAATGATGTAGAATTCATTTTAGTTCATACGACAAGAttattcttttactttttgttaCAAGAGGAAAAGCTAGACACATGAtctattcattatttataaatgtaaacgTCAGCTTTTAAATGACGTACTGTATAGatttttagcatttttattaCACAGAGAAATCATTACCGTCTATTTAATGATTCCTAATTGTGTATTTAAGCACGACATAAACAGAATGGTGCTCTGACTGTGAGTTCTTCTTCAGGCCAGCTGACTGCTGAAGGAGGGAACTGCACTTTTCCTCCGGCTCTGTCCTGCTCCAGTATCCTGAGGCCTCAGCCCATCACCTGCTCGGCGCTGCCGCCTGTGTTCCACAGACGAGAGCCGGGCTGTGGGTACCAGGCCTGCTGCGAGCCACAGAGGTGCTGCCTGCACGCCGTTTCCTCGCAGCAAGATCTTTCCAGTCTGGACAAAAACCAAGCAGAGGCCGCGCTCTATAACTCCAGCTGTGTTCAgccttctctcttctctgcaCCCCTGCACCAGAGCCAGCAGCTCCAGAGGTGCTGGGAGACAGAGGGCTCCTCACACTGTCCTCCACCTACATCACCCGTCCCATTCAACTGCAGTCGAGGATCTGCGTCCCAGCCACAGGCTCCtgactcccactcccactcaaAATCTTATCCTTCctatcaccaccaccacagagaGATTCTTCCAGAGCAAAGTGCAGACTGTGGCAGGCCAGCGCAGTATCAGGGGAAGCTGAGCTGCACAGCTGCTGCAGACAGAGGTGTGGTGGCCGAAGAGAGCTGGGAGGAGAGCTGCACACTGGAGGAGGCCGGTGGTCGCACGGAGCAGGAGGACGAGGACCTGCAGCAGGTCAGGGAGGAGCAGAGTCcagcccagcagcagcagcagcagcagcagcagcgctgtgTCACACCTGCAGCAGAGCTGAGGAAAGAACACCAGACGCCCAGACCTGCACTGACACTGAGTGACCAAAGGCATGGCAGGGTGAGAGCTTGTGCCTTATTCTTAGGTGaagaaaaagtgataaaaacacTTATATGAACAAACTAAAGGAAAGTAAATTCAGTTTCATTAGTTTCAGTAATTaatatccataaaaaaaacaccctaaaCTAATTCCaaagaaaaactgtttattttaatgcCAGAATGATCACGTCCCACATTTGACAGCCTGCCTGAGAACAGATGGTGCAGCAGTGAACTGCTCCCACACGACGACGGGAAAACAAAGAGCCGCTCCCACAAATAAAGGATGTGGGAATCCAGGAGAGCACTCTTCATCAGAGTCACTCCTCTTGATGCCAGCGGGTTGAGCAGCCACATAATCCCCCCCCCTCATCTCAGGATGCACAATTACAAGCGCAGCGACATATATTAttgtaacattttaaagtcacagCAGCATAAAACCGCTTGGGTGCAATCACTCGTGGACTTAACCCGTCATTAATGAGTCACTTGGGGAAAAGTAGGAGTTTGAGATAAATTCCTACACCTCTTATTTTTCCCTTTGAATCCTGTACGTGGGTCAGGTAAGTGTTTTAATCGCGTGATCCTGAGGAACACGTGCTCAGTGTCAGCTTGGCCTGAATATTTATGACGGCACCCTGGAAAATTGTACTTGGTGTTCAATTCCGCCTCCATTAGCCGAAGACACAGCTGAGGCGTTTAAAGGAGATTTTCTGGACGCTTGCATTGGTTAGATTCcaatatgagagagagagagtgatgtgCAGCACGGACTTAATCAAAGGGGCCACACTGTACCTCTAAAGATTCATTTACATATGATAATTGGTGCTGCAACCAAACCTCTCATTCTCTGTTTAATACGTGCGGCACatatgcagctgtgtgtgtgtgtgggggccagcgttgttttaaatcagtcacAGAATGAGCTCTGagtgatgtttttgttcatgtgtgtgtgtgtctacacgCCTGTGTGACCACACATCCCACTCCCTGTCTCTCCTTCCATGAACAGGTGCATCTGTGAATGCACTCCAGCTTGAAACCCTAACCCTGATTTgttacgcgtgtgtgtgtgtgtgtgtgtgtgtgtgtgacagagatcCACATCCCTGGAGGTGTCGGTGACAGCACACGACGGTGCGTCTGAtgtgcagagcagcagcagcagcagcaggctcagCCCGAGTTCGGCGTGCGCGAGGAGGAAGAGACGTTCCCAGAGCATCCCGGCAGAACTGGCAGCCGCCTCCGCCAGCCCCTGCACCGAGAGACCCGCAGGATGCAGCCTAGCGGCAGGAGCCGCAAACAAGGTATAATCACACATGTGGAGGAGGTGAGATGTGCACTTTCTGTGTCACGATAAACATTTTTGAACCAGCCAATAAGAGgattaaaaactgattttgCAAATTGGGGTTTTAGACTTTcttacagagagaaaacacctgaAATATTATTTTACACCAGTGAATAAACATTATATcgatatatattattatacagGGTGTCCCCAGGGTTAAAAGTTGATAAATCAATTTTGGGAAAATGAAGGcccttaaaaagtattaaaatgtcttaatcGCGATTTCATGAGGTGTTAAATTCGGTTAAATTCGAAATATTTCCGAAATTGCACGAAATAAATTCCAAAATCTTCAGAGTTTGCAGACTCAGGGAGGCTTTTTTGCATGGTTGTGGTCTGTAGAGTTAATTGCAAGCTAAAACTGTTTTGTAACTGAACTATGTGTTGCTGATTACAGTTATTATCCTGTTATAGCAGACGGAGATGCTCAGCTGTCCTGGAATTGCACATTTCTAAATTTCATCAGTGCAAGAACATCACGTCACACCTATTTCTTTAATGTCATATCATCGTATGAAAAAATAAGCACCACGATAGCTTCATGGACCTCGGATTAATTTGTTTTCTCAGTGTCAGTAAAATTGATTTTGCACATCAGTGTTTGTTCACAGAGCTAATGGAGCTCCAGAGGGAGAATCACCAAAACATTGTGGTCACGCTTTACTATgaaggtgtttgtgtttactaTGTTTCGTTGTCAGTTAGTCACTGTCGATCCCAGACAGAGGAGAGCATCTGACGGGGTGCTCTGTGTCGTCAAGGAGACGGCATCCGTCGTGTCCGCCAAAGTCCACAGGTCTCCTCTGCTGTGTTATAAGACAGAGCCAGGTGGGCGGGAAAATACGACTTcactaaaaaacaaaagtgaacaaAATTTGAAGCGTTTGGGAACCTCAtctttctccccctccccccccccccgcagatTACTCGTTCACTTATCTAAATGAAGAGATCAATTGCGAGGTCAAGGAGAAGTGCAGGATGTCGAGGAACAGTCACGGCAGGTGAGTTCATCGCAGTCACTTTAAAGATTATGTGCACGCACAGATCAGGATAGTAAGTAACAATAATGTACTTGGAACAGAAACTCTCAGAAGGACTCACTGAGGCCCAGAGTGCCGGTGGTTTGCTTAGAGCGTCTGAAAATCCTCGTCTCGCAGCTTCCCCCGCACGGACGACGACAGAGCGACCCTTTACCTGCCAGCGCGATGGAGAGGAGCGAAACTCTGCCACAGCAGAAAACCTGGCAGGGCGTGAAGCCTCGAGtatgtttcctttctttttaatACTGCAAAATATGTCATCGTGAGCTTAGGAATGAATGGGCAACATTTTCTTCCAAGCAACGTGAATTTCCTGGAATGCACAACTACGATTTAACTTAATCCTCTTAAAACAGCCCGGTGTTATTTCATTACAATAAAAAGTGCTGTCGTCTAGGATTTACAAATgtgacagttttgttttttctcctctccttaAACACAGAAGATATCTGGAGGCTCTGAGACCAGGAGGAACCCCCAGTCACTCACGGCGCCGCTGTACGCAGCCGAGCGCCAAACTCAGACTCCATCCACCGCGCTGTCGCCCAACACTGACTTTGACACTCGAGGGAGATTCATCCCCTGTAGAGCAGGAGCCTCCATGGACCCTAAATACGCACCACAGAGTTACTCTGCGCTGGATATAGACTCTGATTCTACTCTTAGGTCGTTCTCAGAGAACACAGCGGTTTCTGGGCCTGATCCAGAACCACGCGTAGACTCAGACTCGTCGCCGGAGTCTGACCCAAATGCAGAGTCCTCATCTGAGGCTGAACTTGAATGTGTGGCTGAGGAGAAATCAGTGGCTGCCGGTGAGATGGGGCTCTGCAGTGAGACTGATATTGCAGGGGATTCGGAGCCAAGTCTGGAATATGAGGAAGACCCGGAATCAGATGCAGAAGTGGGGTCAGAGGATGATCAGGGACTGAACGCTGATGCAGAATCAGGCGATGCTGAATCCGAGTCTGACATTCAGCTCGAGTATGACCCCAGTTTTCCGGCTGAGACTTACTCTGACGTCGCGCCTGATCGGCCTCCGGACTACCAGGGCTCTGTGGAGTCTGAGCTCGACGTGGAATCCGAACCCGACGTGACGACCGACGACCCACAGCCGCTTCGCTCCGACCTGGAAGAGGAATCCCATATTGGACGCAGTCCGAGGCCGCTCCTGATCGCGAACCCTGCACCTCAGAGGGGGACAGAGGACATTCAGGACGACGAGCAGGACAACGCAGAGATGGAGAGCGAAGActtctgtgctgtgtgtctgATCGGCGGCGACTTGCTGTGCTGTGACCGCTGTCCCAAAGTCTTCCATCTTTCCTGCCATGTCCCGTCTCTGCTGAGCTTCCCCTCGTAAGCAACCCGCTTTGTTTCACTTTTATCTCTCACCTCTGTTTATTTAGCACTAacactgtttcctgtcctgctcaGCGGTGACTGGGTGTGCAGCCTGTGCAGAGACGCTCTGCAGCCGGAGGTTGAGTACGACTGTGAGAACGAGAGGACATCTGGAGAAGAGAACCTGGCACGTGGACTGTCTGCATGTGACCAGAGAGTAGGTTGTTTTAAAGCTTCCTTTACTGTAAAGTTATTTATCTTTATTGGTGGTTTGGATGGTTTTGGACTTGTTTTTTCAATGCCTCTTTGACTCTTTGTAGAAATGTGAGCGGCTGACTCTTCTGATCCTCAGTAACATCCTGAGTGCGCCCTTCCATGAGCCCGTCAGTCCACTCGTGAGTCATTACTCTTCTCTTAAAGTTACAAGGAAATCAAACTCATGTccatgtctttttattttgatattacaGCAGCACGAGTAGAGCTTTAGTCACATTTTGTCTCTCATGCTGCCGCCGCAGAGACGCACACACGTcgacatgcacacaaacacactgtcagcAGACACTTCTGTAAAATAAGACGTgttaaaaaagcatttttgtcCCCGTGAACACAAGTGACGTCTGTGTGATACTTTCATTGTCTACTTCTGTCACATGtgccacaaacacagcacattcTGCTCCTGTTTCAATGGAAAAGAGCATTATCTTTCTTTTCTCAACAGTTTAATTGCGTGATATTTGCAGGACTGACGGATGTGTGGCTTCGTACCAAAGAGTTGTGGTATTTAGTTGAGTATTTAAAGGcatgttttatgattttcaagtaaaacacagcagaagCTCCACAACAGCTGAGCAGGAgactcacacactgcacacgtATCCATTGTGAAACTGGCCTTAGTTAAACACTCATATTTGTAATAACAGGTCAATTATTTTCAGTCCTACGCACAGAACTGTCACATGCTTTGGTGAAACACTCATAAAAACACCACTTGATAACACTTCTCAAAGTCtcctttaacatttaacattttttggtCTGTgaggaacaaagttttaaaaaaaaagaaaagaaaatgatggatTTTGGTGGAGATCCAGATATGGATTTGAAGAAGAATTATTAAACATTGTAAGATGTGGGAGTGAATTCACACTGTGGGAAACGGAGCGTCCTTGTGGAGGTGTGTACTTTCTTGTGAGTTTAAATGGGGGACGAAGGATTCGCTGATTTAGAGTTTACTTCATTTTGGAATGGAATGTTGATAAGTGGAAGATGAATTTGTCACAGTGAGGCACAATAATACAATCCACTGAGCATATGTGTCTGCGCGTTAAAAGGGAAAAGGATTTGATGTGGAATAGGTTTGAAGGAGCTACAGTGGCATTTAGCTTagcattactagaataggggtcgtatttttgaaaaattgtgcttcgcaacctcagtttcccctgagttgagaaatatcttcattcttttctttgttacgtgcccaccagtgacacttggttagctgttagcgtaactgttagcaaagacggcggacactgtttacattctgggaatgaggttcCGTCCCCCAGTGACACTTGGTTagctgttagcgtaactgttagcaaagacggcggacactgtttacattctgggaatgaggttctgtcccccagtgacacttggtaagctgttagcgtaactgttagcaaagatagcggacactgtttacattctgggaatgaggttcCGTCCCCCAGTGACACTTGGTGagctgttagcgtaactgttagcaaagatagcggacactgtttacattctgggaatgaggttcCGTCCCCCAGTGACACTTGGTTagctgttagcgtaactgttagcaaagatagCGGACAccgtttacattctgggaatgaggttcCGTCCCCCAGTGACACTTGGTTagct from Solea solea chromosome 5, fSolSol10.1, whole genome shotgun sequence harbors:
- the trim66 gene encoding uncharacterized protein trim66; this translates as MEKICSECAEPTLAQSLCTLCNKWLCYQCTDVHQHQRPAAAPPYADLHQQRPGAAPCPEQHQRGSGSMPPTGQGPGSYPCSLLMCHSHRQEPLELFCESCDLLCCSSCHLSSHKNHRVVPIGKALQDQQWLLESLTVQVDERRSAVENNAKEIEGRLHGVKIAHRKAENQIKMAKMIMMNELNKRANLLIEQLEKISEDFQQRLDDQLQGAIETCGQLDHVQKFITWATTHHRRGPVLFSRALISLQMQHLLEPPLHSDSWSPVKIKFNWDASYWMKQISTLGQLTAEGGNCTFPPALSCSSILRPQPITCSALPPVFHRREPGCGYQACCEPQRCCLHAVSSQQDLSSLDKNQAEAALYNSSCVQPSLFSAPLHQSQQLQRCWETEGSSHCPPPTSPVPFNCSRGSASQPQAPDSHSHSKSYPSYHHHHREILPEQSADCGRPAQYQGKLSCTAAADRGVVAEESWEESCTLEEAGGRTEQEDEDLQQVREEQSPAQQQQQQQQQRCVTPAAELRKEHQTPRPALTLSDQRHGRRSTSLEVSVTAHDGASDVQSSSSSSRLSPSSACARRKRRSQSIPAELAAASASPCTERPAGCSLAAGAANKCHSRGRITKTLWSRFTMKVFVFTMFRCQLVTVDPRQRRASDGVLCVVKETASVVSAKVHRSPLLCYKTEPDYSFTYLNEEINCEVKEKCRMSRNSHGRNSQKDSLRPRVPVVCLERLKILVSQLPPHGRRQSDPLPASAMERSETLPQQKTWQGVKPRKISGGSETRRNPQSLTAPLYAAERQTQTPSTALSPNTDFDTRGRFIPCRAGASMDPKYAPQSYSALDIDSDSTLRSFSENTAVSGPDPEPRVDSDSSPESDPNAESSSEAELECVAEEKSVAAGEMGLCSETDIAGDSEPSLEYEEDPESDAEVGSEDDQGLNADAESGDAESESDIQLEYDPSFPAETYSDVAPDRPPDYQGSVESELDVESEPDVTTDDPQPLRSDLEEESHIGRSPRPLLIANPAPQRGTEDIQDDEQDNAEMESEDFCAVCLIGGDLLCCDRCPKVFHLSCHVPSLLSFPSGDWVCSLCRDALQPEVEYDCENERTSGEENLARGLSACDQRKCERLTLLILSNILSAPFHEPVSPLARHYYQIIKRPMDLSVIRTKLQKRSSRHYSSPDQFVADFYLMFRNCAKFNYPDSEVAQAGRSLVAFFAARLKDVFPDRVFPAAEADSDSDEYDEAYRAAESGFPWPERREQSHRKRKRRNSLKSRRHHF